In Edaphobacter paludis, a single window of DNA contains:
- the ribF gene encoding riboflavin biosynthesis protein RibF, translating into MKIYRHLSEIPASFGPSIATIGNFDGVHRGHRSVISEVVERAHSLGIHSIAITFDPHPARVLRPQAQQPLITPLPQKLELLATTGIDALLVLPFTGEFSRMTARTFATEVLQQALHVTELHEGENFRLGYQAEAGVDSLDLLGHELGFSLRVYTSHILRGQVVSSSRIRQLIAQGDVSNARVLLGRPFAITTTPASGRGYGTRYTVPTINMAAYPELLPANGVYITSLTIGAGPSQETFDAVTNVGNRPTFGADSFAVESHLLNFHPIELTEQTPLTLTFLQRLRAEMRFPTPEALREQIGKDVMKARRYFTLCRVVASKPRNSGAQQTLLVP; encoded by the coding sequence ATGAAGATCTACCGACACCTCTCGGAAATCCCCGCAAGCTTCGGGCCTTCGATTGCCACCATCGGCAACTTCGATGGCGTCCATCGCGGGCACCGCAGCGTCATCTCCGAAGTAGTCGAACGCGCCCATTCTCTTGGCATCCATTCCATCGCTATTACGTTCGATCCACATCCGGCGCGAGTCCTGCGCCCACAGGCACAGCAGCCGCTCATCACACCGCTGCCGCAAAAGCTCGAACTACTCGCAACCACAGGTATCGATGCATTGCTGGTATTACCCTTCACCGGCGAGTTCTCAAGGATGACGGCGCGGACCTTTGCCACTGAGGTCTTACAACAGGCGCTTCACGTGACGGAGCTGCACGAAGGAGAAAATTTCCGTCTTGGCTACCAGGCCGAAGCCGGTGTCGATAGCCTCGATCTGCTCGGCCATGAACTAGGCTTCAGTCTGCGCGTCTATACCTCCCACATCCTTCGTGGACAGGTCGTCTCTTCCAGCCGCATTCGGCAACTCATCGCACAGGGAGACGTCAGCAACGCGCGCGTCCTTCTCGGCCGCCCCTTCGCTATCACGACGACGCCAGCGTCCGGGCGTGGCTACGGCACCCGCTATACCGTTCCCACCATCAACATGGCGGCCTATCCTGAATTGCTGCCGGCAAACGGCGTCTACATTACTTCACTTACCATCGGCGCTGGGCCATCACAGGAGACCTTTGACGCGGTCACCAACGTTGGCAATCGCCCGACGTTCGGTGCCGATTCATTTGCCGTTGAATCCCATCTGCTCAACTTCCACCCAATCGAGTTGACGGAACAAACACCGCTGACGCTGACCTTCCTGCAACGTCTCCGTGCTGAAATGCGCTTCCCTACACCGGAAGCTCTGCGCGAACAGATCGGCAAGGATGTTATGAAGGCCCGGCGATACTTTACTTTGTGCCGCGTGGTGGCTTCGAAACCCAGAAACTCTGGGGCTCAACAAACTTTGCTGGTGCCGTAG
- the fabG gene encoding 3-oxoacyl-[acyl-carrier-protein] reductase has translation MSILAGRIALITGASQGIGRACALELAKAGATVALAARNVEKLAEVAAEIAASGGTAQAFALDVASEESIKECAKAVIAQFGAVHILVNNAGITRDILSMRMKRKDWDDVLSTNLTGAFLMTQAVMQSMVKGRWGRIINVASVVGEMGQAGQANYAASKAGLIGLTKSLARELASRTITVNAVAPGYIETAMTAVLTDEQKAAMTQHIPLGRVGTDGEIAHAVSFLASEEAAYITGHTLDVNGGMYMG, from the coding sequence ATGAGTATTCTCGCTGGCCGGATCGCATTGATAACAGGAGCATCGCAGGGAATTGGGCGCGCATGCGCGCTGGAGTTGGCCAAGGCTGGAGCGACGGTGGCGCTGGCCGCGCGGAACGTAGAAAAGCTGGCCGAGGTTGCAGCTGAGATTGCCGCCAGCGGCGGAACGGCTCAGGCTTTTGCGCTGGATGTTGCCAGCGAAGAGTCGATTAAAGAGTGCGCCAAGGCTGTAATTGCCCAGTTCGGCGCAGTTCATATTCTTGTGAACAATGCAGGCATTACACGTGACATTCTTTCGATGCGGATGAAGCGGAAGGACTGGGACGATGTACTCTCCACGAACCTCACCGGCGCATTTTTGATGACGCAGGCGGTGATGCAGTCGATGGTGAAGGGACGCTGGGGCCGCATCATCAATGTCGCTTCGGTCGTCGGCGAGATGGGTCAGGCGGGGCAGGCGAACTATGCCGCCTCAAAGGCCGGGCTGATCGGGTTGACTAAGTCACTGGCGCGGGAGCTGGCCAGCCGGACCATTACAGTGAATGCAGTCGCTCCGGGGTACATCGAGACGGCAATGACGGCTGTCCTGACCGACGAGCAAAAGGCTGCAATGACGCAGCATATTCCGCTAGGCCGGGTCGGGACGGATGGAGAGATCGCCCATGCGGTTTCGTTTCTCGCCTCCGAAGAGGCCGCCTATATCACCGGGCATACGCTGGATGTGAATGGCGGGATGTATATGGGGTAG
- a CDS encoding DUF1844 domain-containing protein has translation MPEQNKPFVVTDRRKFTAEGELRPDADPSPERERHDPAPIATPVAAAEPPTAHPAPHEDTPSDEQPALTAEQSDQARAAYKATADRLDTAIRAANPGMEHPPEMNFEQIVHSVYMTAIMQLGGATPEGQQPQVDLLGARQSVDMLGVLAEKTKGNLTPEESRLLENALFELHMGFLEITQALARSAAAKAPAPGPGRPSIVR, from the coding sequence ATGCCTGAGCAAAACAAGCCTTTTGTCGTCACCGACCGCCGCAAGTTCACCGCTGAGGGCGAACTTCGTCCCGATGCCGACCCATCGCCCGAGCGAGAGCGCCACGATCCAGCCCCGATCGCAACGCCGGTCGCTGCTGCTGAGCCGCCAACTGCTCACCCCGCACCGCACGAAGACACACCGTCGGACGAGCAACCGGCTCTTACAGCGGAGCAGTCCGACCAGGCACGAGCGGCCTATAAGGCAACCGCTGATCGGCTCGATACCGCGATCCGCGCCGCGAACCCCGGCATGGAGCACCCGCCGGAGATGAACTTCGAGCAGATCGTCCACTCGGTCTACATGACGGCCATCATGCAGCTTGGCGGCGCAACGCCGGAGGGCCAGCAGCCTCAGGTAGACCTTTTGGGTGCTCGCCAGAGCGTCGACATGCTCGGCGTGCTGGCTGAAAAAACCAAGGGCAATCTGACCCCGGAAGAATCGCGCCTGTTGGAGAACGCCCTCTTCGAACTTCACATGGGCTTCCTTGAAATCACTCAGGCGCTGGCGCGCTCCGCCGCGGCCAAAGCACCGGCTCCTGGCCCGGGACGGCCAAGCATTGTTCGCTAG
- a CDS encoding PBP1A family penicillin-binding protein, which produces MTFFALLAASAVFGAMCGLMLIYSINLPQMTDLARYRPSTTTELLDVHGKVFGSFAMERRVVVPYTDFPPVLREAIISIEDKSFESNWGVNLVRAVEAAYRDLHSDQRAQGASTITMQLARNLFLSSEKTYGRKLQEIFLSMQIERRFTKQQIFALYANQIYLGRGTYGFEAGSEYYFSKHVRDLTLPEAALLAALPKGPESYSPVRYPERALKRRNLVLSEMLQDGKITRAQADAAKSAPLGLHLEAPANSVAPYFVEEVRRQLEKEYGVEEVHGAGLLVYTTLDLGLQQAANNAVLDGTAAYERREGWKGNLRNVVLSGIDLESYKHPDWTQPIVKGSYVHGLVTEVAAKRVVVKLGDQQAVMKPEDWAWTQNVDGDSFLRTGDLVYVRIEGTRPDGTLLATLQQDSGAQASLMAVDNATGEVVAMVGGRDFALSQFNRATQAERQAGSSFKPYVYTTAFEAGAKPTDIIVDGPTSFPTPSGPYTPHNYEKNYLGAMTLTNAFAESRNIPALKLAYRYGIRNVIQTAHRFGVTSDIPAFLPVAIGAADITLYEQVGAYSVFPNDGIRIEPHYIRKVTQANGLPLDEKAPEINEVISVDTAREMMQLLQAVARSGTGASTNQLNHPFGGKTGTTNNYTDAWFIGFSPSVTCGTWIGFDNRQSLGEKETGARAALPIWMEFMRTAIANKPNETFASAGAPQKTLNVSVNQQADTAVHPNSRVIVPKAAAGENVPAVGTSAKKATAPAKFVEPQSFWVSKPPRGTK; this is translated from the coding sequence ATGACGTTCTTTGCGCTGCTGGCAGCCTCGGCGGTCTTCGGTGCGATGTGCGGGCTGATGTTGATTTATTCCATCAACCTGCCGCAGATGACGGACCTGGCGCGATATCGTCCCAGCACTACGACTGAATTATTGGACGTTCACGGAAAAGTCTTTGGATCTTTTGCGATGGAGCGGCGGGTTGTGGTGCCGTATACAGATTTTCCTCCCGTACTGAGGGAAGCGATCATCTCGATTGAAGACAAGAGCTTTGAGAGTAATTGGGGCGTGAACCTGGTGCGCGCGGTCGAGGCGGCGTATCGCGATCTGCATTCGGATCAGCGGGCACAGGGGGCGTCCACAATTACGATGCAACTGGCGCGGAACCTCTTCCTCTCATCGGAGAAGACGTATGGGCGCAAGCTGCAGGAGATCTTTCTCTCGATGCAGATCGAGCGACGGTTTACCAAGCAGCAGATCTTTGCACTGTATGCCAACCAGATTTATCTGGGACGAGGAACGTACGGATTCGAGGCGGGGTCGGAGTATTACTTCAGCAAGCATGTGCGGGACCTGACTTTGCCGGAGGCCGCGCTACTGGCGGCGCTGCCGAAGGGGCCGGAGTCTTACTCGCCGGTGAGGTATCCGGAGCGTGCGCTGAAGCGGCGAAATCTGGTGCTTAGCGAGATGCTGCAGGATGGCAAGATTACACGGGCGCAGGCGGATGCGGCGAAGAGCGCGCCGCTGGGATTGCATCTGGAGGCACCGGCGAACAGCGTTGCTCCTTACTTTGTGGAAGAGGTGCGGCGGCAGCTTGAGAAAGAGTATGGCGTCGAAGAGGTGCATGGCGCGGGATTGCTCGTGTATACGACCCTCGATCTGGGGCTCCAGCAAGCTGCGAACAACGCTGTGCTCGATGGTACGGCGGCTTACGAGCGCCGCGAGGGATGGAAGGGGAATCTGCGTAACGTTGTGCTCTCGGGCATCGATTTAGAGAGCTACAAACATCCGGACTGGACCCAACCGATCGTCAAGGGAAGTTATGTGCATGGCCTAGTGACGGAGGTTGCGGCGAAGAGAGTCGTTGTGAAACTAGGCGACCAGCAGGCAGTGATGAAACCGGAAGATTGGGCGTGGACGCAGAATGTGGATGGCGACAGCTTTTTGCGGACGGGCGATCTTGTGTATGTCCGCATCGAAGGGACTCGGCCGGACGGCACGCTGCTTGCGACTCTGCAGCAGGACTCGGGAGCGCAGGCTTCGCTGATGGCGGTGGACAATGCTACCGGCGAGGTTGTGGCGATGGTAGGCGGACGAGACTTCGCTCTATCGCAGTTCAATCGCGCGACGCAGGCGGAACGACAGGCGGGATCGTCCTTCAAGCCGTATGTGTATACGACGGCGTTTGAGGCGGGCGCGAAGCCGACCGACATTATTGTGGATGGGCCGACGAGCTTTCCGACGCCGAGCGGTCCTTATACACCGCACAACTATGAGAAGAATTACCTGGGGGCGATGACGCTGACGAATGCGTTTGCCGAGTCGCGAAATATTCCTGCGTTGAAGCTGGCCTACAGGTATGGCATTCGAAATGTGATCCAGACGGCGCACCGGTTTGGTGTGACCAGCGATATTCCTGCGTTTCTGCCGGTTGCGATTGGCGCAGCGGACATTACGCTGTATGAGCAGGTGGGAGCCTACAGCGTGTTTCCGAATGACGGCATCCGCATTGAGCCGCACTATATCCGCAAGGTGACGCAGGCGAATGGATTGCCGCTGGATGAGAAAGCACCCGAGATCAATGAGGTCATTTCGGTCGATACGGCGCGCGAGATGATGCAACTGCTGCAGGCGGTGGCGCGTTCGGGAACGGGGGCGTCCACGAATCAGTTGAATCATCCGTTTGGAGGGAAGACGGGAACGACGAACAATTACACCGACGCCTGGTTCATTGGCTTTTCGCCTTCGGTGACCTGCGGGACGTGGATCGGGTTTGATAATCGGCAGTCGCTGGGGGAGAAGGAGACAGGCGCTCGCGCGGCTCTGCCGATATGGATGGAATTCATGCGGACGGCGATTGCAAATAAACCGAATGAGACCTTTGCGAGCGCGGGTGCGCCTCAGAAGACACTCAATGTGTCGGTGAATCAGCAGGCAGATACGGCGGTTCATCCGAATTCCAGGGTGATCGTGCCGAAGGCTGCGGCCGGTGAGAATGTGCCTGCGGTGGGGACCAGCGCGAAGAAGGCTACGGCACCAGCAAAGTTTGTTGAGCCCCAGAGTTTCTGGGTTTCGAAGCCACCACGCGGCACAAAGTAA
- a CDS encoding S41 family peptidase, giving the protein MPKISKIMLLVVSVVLVLTVFLGMNSSGVSAASDQDGAYNQINVYSEVLRHIQTDYVVDPNIPSVTNGAMRGLLESLDADSSYLTPEEYKIYKADKGGKAQVGINVSKRFGYATVVSVVPGSPADKANLNDGDIIEAIGVQDTRDLSLAMIRRLLEGQSGSELTISVVRPQKATPDKLTMTRTVVAYPAVSETMYENSSILYLKPDVMDHEQVQQIEQKLKGMQKNGNKKILLDLRDVAAGDMTDAIRLANFLLPSGTIASLEGQKVEKQTFTVDPSKTINATAPVVVLVNRGTAGPAELVAAALLDNKRAELVGERTFGEGAQQKTFELPDGGAVILTIAKYESPSGKKLQDDAVVPGVLVASNIPDEDEDETTEIKPAVPKPAVTVDEQLTKALDLLKKKAA; this is encoded by the coding sequence ATGCCTAAAATTTCAAAGATCATGCTGCTTGTTGTCTCGGTTGTGCTGGTGCTCACGGTTTTTCTGGGCATGAATTCGAGCGGCGTAAGTGCGGCATCGGACCAGGACGGCGCGTACAACCAGATTAATGTCTACAGCGAAGTGTTGCGGCATATCCAGACGGACTATGTTGTCGATCCCAACATTCCGTCGGTGACCAACGGTGCGATGCGAGGTCTGCTGGAGTCGCTCGATGCGGACTCGAGCTACCTTACGCCGGAAGAGTACAAGATCTACAAGGCAGACAAGGGTGGTAAAGCGCAGGTTGGCATTAATGTGTCGAAGCGTTTTGGCTACGCGACGGTGGTGTCCGTGGTTCCGGGTAGCCCGGCAGACAAGGCCAACCTGAATGACGGCGACATTATTGAGGCGATTGGGGTGCAGGATACGCGTGACCTGTCGCTGGCTATGATCCGCAGGCTGCTGGAAGGCCAATCCGGCAGTGAGTTGACGATCTCGGTGGTGCGTCCCCAGAAGGCGACGCCGGACAAGCTGACGATGACCCGGACAGTAGTTGCATATCCGGCGGTCTCCGAGACGATGTATGAAAACTCGTCGATTCTGTATTTGAAGCCGGATGTGATGGACCACGAACAGGTGCAGCAGATAGAGCAGAAGCTGAAGGGAATGCAGAAGAACGGGAACAAGAAGATCCTGCTCGACCTGCGCGATGTCGCCGCAGGGGATATGACGGACGCGATACGTTTGGCGAACTTCCTGCTGCCGAGCGGGACGATTGCATCGCTTGAAGGGCAGAAGGTGGAGAAGCAGACCTTCACGGTCGATCCATCGAAGACCATCAACGCGACGGCGCCGGTGGTGGTGCTGGTGAATCGTGGAACGGCTGGCCCGGCGGAACTGGTGGCGGCTGCGTTGCTTGATAACAAACGCGCTGAACTGGTTGGCGAGAGAACCTTTGGGGAAGGCGCGCAGCAGAAGACGTTTGAACTGCCGGATGGCGGCGCGGTCATTCTTACGATTGCGAAGTACGAATCTCCTTCGGGAAAGAAGTTGCAGGACGATGCTGTCGTGCCGGGAGTGCTGGTGGCTTCGAATATTCCTGACGAAGATGAAGACGAGACAACCGAGATCAAACCGGCGGTTCCGAAGCCTGCGGTTACTGTAGACGAGCAGCTTACGAAGGCGCTGGATCTGCTGAAGAAGAAGGCAGCTTAA
- a CDS encoding DUF2071 domain-containing protein has product MANILETTDHRPYPLPAGRWRMAQRWSDLLFVHWPVAAEEIARLLPAGLTVDSFDGYAWVGVVPFWMDQVRTRAIGESCIAVPSASEFCELNLRTYVRSSVTGLRGVFFFSLDAASALAVAGARAIFHLPYFLARMQRRIGQDGAIEYDSQRLLTRRNVRFRARYRGLGTVAASSSAGSLEHFLTERYCLFTAHAGRLLVGHIHHLPWPLEAAEAEIELNELPAAHGIALSNRVPVLHFARELHVYIWSLREDQAAAFV; this is encoded by the coding sequence ATGGCAAATATTCTAGAGACTACCGATCACCGTCCCTATCCCCTGCCTGCGGGACGATGGCGCATGGCGCAGCGGTGGAGCGATCTGCTGTTTGTTCACTGGCCGGTTGCTGCGGAAGAGATCGCTCGCCTGCTTCCGGCCGGGCTGACTGTCGACAGCTTCGATGGATATGCGTGGGTTGGCGTTGTGCCTTTCTGGATGGATCAGGTGCGGACACGGGCCATTGGTGAAAGCTGCATCGCTGTCCCGAGTGCGAGCGAGTTTTGCGAGCTGAACCTGCGAACCTATGTTCGCTCGAGTGTGACGGGTCTTCGTGGCGTCTTCTTCTTCTCGCTGGATGCGGCGAGCGCGCTGGCTGTGGCCGGAGCGAGAGCGATCTTCCATCTGCCGTACTTCCTCGCCCGGATGCAACGACGGATTGGGCAGGATGGGGCGATCGAGTACGACAGCCAAAGGCTGCTGACTCGCCGTAACGTTCGCTTTCGGGCGCGGTATCGCGGACTGGGAACGGTTGCGGCTTCTTCATCGGCCGGTAGCCTCGAACATTTCCTGACTGAGCGATATTGCCTGTTCACCGCGCATGCAGGCCGCTTGTTGGTGGGACATATTCATCATCTTCCGTGGCCGCTCGAGGCAGCCGAGGCCGAGATCGAGCTGAACGAGTTGCCCGCTGCGCACGGCATTGCGTTGTCTAATCGCGTGCCGGTGCTGCACTTTGCGAGGGAGCTGCATGTTTACATCTGGTCACTGCGCGAGGATCAGGCTGCCGCTTTCGTATAA
- a CDS encoding MBL fold metallo-hydrolase has translation MEATLTFLGSGTSMGVPTLGCGCAVCLSAMSPTGDPRNRRTRPSVRLAYNGRTVVIDTGPDFHAQALREGIRRLDAVLYTHGHADHVMGFDDLRPLSFHTKGDLPIYADDTTASDIERVFEYTFRKEDRYPTSARVEMHRIDATPGAGFDLFGACFRRIPVTHGQQQITGYRFGSAAYLTDMSDIPDESVALLQDLDVLILDALRHDPHSSHSHLEKSVAFVEQLKPRRAFFTHMSHDLDHAATEAILPPHIRLAYDGLQITFEIA, from the coding sequence ATGGAGGCCACTCTCACCTTTCTCGGCAGCGGCACATCGATGGGTGTGCCAACTCTGGGCTGCGGGTGCGCCGTTTGCCTCTCAGCCATGTCTCCTACCGGCGACCCGCGTAACCGCCGCACCCGCCCGTCCGTCCGGCTCGCCTATAACGGTCGCACTGTCGTCATCGACACCGGCCCGGACTTCCACGCCCAGGCCCTTCGCGAAGGAATCCGCAGGCTGGATGCGGTCCTCTACACTCACGGGCACGCCGATCACGTGATGGGCTTCGACGATCTCCGTCCACTCAGCTTCCACACCAAGGGCGACCTGCCCATCTACGCGGACGACACGACCGCAAGCGACATCGAGCGCGTCTTCGAATACACCTTTCGCAAGGAAGACCGCTACCCCACCAGCGCACGCGTGGAGATGCATCGCATCGACGCTACTCCCGGCGCAGGCTTCGATCTCTTCGGAGCCTGCTTCCGCCGCATCCCGGTCACGCATGGACAGCAGCAGATCACGGGCTATCGCTTCGGCAGCGCCGCTTACCTCACCGACATGAGCGATATCCCTGACGAGAGCGTGGCTCTTCTTCAGGATCTTGACGTCCTCATCCTCGATGCTCTTCGTCACGATCCTCACTCCAGCCACTCCCATCTGGAAAAGTCCGTCGCCTTTGTCGAACAGCTCAAGCCTCGTCGCGCCTTCTTTACCCACATGAGCCACGATCTCGACCATGCCGCAACGGAAGCCATCCTTCCACCTCACATCCGTCTCGCCTACGACGGTTTACAGATCACATTCGAGATTGCCTGA